The following nucleotide sequence is from Streptomyces brevispora.
CGTGCGACGCGCGGTACATCGCCTCCAGGACGGTACGGGCGGTGTCGATGCCGATCAGGTCCAGCAGGGCGAGCGGACCCATCGGCAGGCCGCAGCCCAGCTTCATCGCCGCGTCGATGTCCTCACGGGAGGCGTAGTTCGCCTCGTACATCGCCGCGGCCTGGTTGAGGTAGCCGAACAGCAGCCCGTCGGCCACGAACCCCGGGCGGTCACCGACCGCGACCGGCTCCTTGCCCAGCTGGCGGGCGAGCTCCGTGACCGCCGCGACGGCCGGCGGCGCGGTGAGCACGGATGAGACCACCTCGACCAGCTTCATCACGGGCGCGGGGTTGAAGAAATGCAGGCCGAGCACGCGCTCCGGGTGCCGGGACTCGGCGGCCAGCCGGGTCACCGACAGGGCGTTGGTGCCCGTCGCGAGGATCGCGGTGGGGGAGACGACCGCGTCTAGCTCCCGGAAGACCTGCTGCTTGATCTCGTACGTCTCGGGCACGACCTCGATGACCAGCTCCGCGTCGGCGGCGGCCTGGAGGTCGGAGAAGGTACGGAACCGGGCGAGGACGTTCCGCCGCTCCTCCTCGGTGATCCGCTCGCGCCGCACGGCGCGTGCGGTGGAGGCCTCCAGGGCGGCGACGGCCTGGCGGGCGGCCGCGTCGTCGATGTCGATTCCGATGACCTCGCGGCCGGAGCGGGCGAGGACCTCGGCGATGCCGGTGCCCATCGTGCCGAGGCCGACGACGGCGATGGTGCTGAGCGGGATGTCCATCACGGGACTCCAGGGATGAGTGACGGCTGAGGGACGCACGGTGCGTGGCCGATGAGAGAGGGCCGGGGGCCCTGCCGGTGCACGGCGTGCGGAGTTGGCTGTCGTGGTGCTCGCGTCCGGGCGCGAGGGGCACGCCGGGACCGGGAAGGGACGGCGGACTCTGTCCCGGAGTCACGCCTCACAAAGCTGCCGAACCGACATGCACTCCGGGTGGCTGCGTCACCAGGCCACCGGAGCCGGCGGGGGAGTGTCCCGCTCACCTGAGGTTAACCGGCGAGTAACGAGCGCGCCAGCCCTGGACAGTTGTGCGCCCCCTCACATTCGCCGCACCTTTCGGCACGCTGTGTGTCCACCGATACGCTGACAGTCATGGACGAGGAGCTGCGGTCGCTGACGCACCGGCTGGCCGACGAGGCGGGGGAGTCGGCGGCATACCGCCGGCTGCTCGCCACCGATGACGACGAGGAACTGGCGCGGGTGCTCATCGAGCGCGAACGCCCGCTGTGGGCCCGCGAGATCGCGGCGTTCCGGCTGGGGTGCGGCGGAGACCGGCGGGCCTTCGAGCCCCTGGTGCTGCTGCTCAACCACCGCGACCCGGAACGCTGCGCAGGCGCCGCCCACGCCCTGGCCCGCCTCGGCGACCCGCGCACCCCCCGCGCCGCCGCCGCGCTCGCCACCAACTCCCTGCGCACGGCCTACGCGCTGTACCCGGTCCTTCTGCTCGGTGAACTGCGCGCCCCGGAGTCCGTGCCGGCCCTGATGAGCACCCTGCGCAGGCTGCTCGGCCCGGACGAACCGCACTGGCGGGTGGCGCTCGCCTGCGTCGAGGGGCTGGGCCGGCTCGGAGACCCACAGGCCCGTCCGGTGCTGGAGGCGGCCCTGCCGCACCCACGGCTGGGCGGCGCGGCGGGGGAGGCGCTCAGTCGGCTGCCGGTGGCGTGAGGGGGCGTGCGGTCGGCCCAGAGCGGCCCCCCGAGGCGTGGTCAGCCCACCGCGGGCCCCATGTGCGGTCAGCGCGCCGAGGGCCCCAGGTGCGGTCAGCCCACCGCGGTCCCCGAGGTGTGTGTGGTCAGCGTGCCGCGGGCCCCCCGAGCGAGCGCACGTAGCGCACCTCGGGCACCGGCATACCGTCCATCTCGAAGGGTTCCTCGGCGCCGTCCGGGCGGAATCCCGCGCGTGCGTAGAAGCGGCGGGCCGACGCGTTCTCCTTGAGCACCCAGAGGGCGAGGTCCGGGTGACCCGCCGCGGCGGCGCGCGCCAGCACCTCGGCCATCAGGGCCCGGCCCACCCCTGTCCCCGTCCGCTCCGGCAGCACATAGATCGCGTACAGCTCACCGCGCGCGAGTCGCCTGCCGTTTTCGCGGTACGGCCCGTACGCCGCCCAGCCGATGACGCCGAGACCCGCCCGCTCGGCCACCACGTTGACGACCTCGTTGCCCTCGGCGAAGAAGCCGCGCCGCCGCTCCGCGTCCTCGGCGATGTCCATCGCGTCCAGGTGCGCCTGCGGCATGAGCCCGGTGTACGCGCTCTGCCAGCCACGCACCCGGACCGCCGCCACCGCCTCGCAGTCGTCGATGGTCATGTCCCGGACCAGGAGTTCGGGGGCGTGCGCCTGAGCGGGTCGTGTGGTCACCCGCTCATCTTCGCGCACGCCCCCGAAGAGAACGCGATCCCTGCCCGTCAGTTCCGGAAGCCGAGCATTCCATGCAGCGCGCTGCCCCGGCTCTCCGCGCCCGTACGGGACGCCGCCTTCCCGGCCTTGCCGGTCGCGGGCTTCGGGTCCGGCGTCTTCGCGCAGACCGCGTCCACGTCCGCACCCTTCCCGCGCGGCACGGTGCCCTTGGCGAGATAGTCCGTCAGGAACTTGTCCAGGCAGGCGTTGCCGCCCAGCGTGACGCCGTGATTGCCGCCGCCCTGTTCGACGACCAGGCTGGAACCGCGGAGTTCGCGGTGTAGCGTGACCCCTCCTTCGTACGGTGTGGCCCCGTCGTCCGTGGCCTGGAAGAGCAGCACCGGCGGCAGGCCGTGGTTGGCGACCCGGACCGGATTCAGCGGCTCCACCGGCCAGTCGGCGCACGGCGCGTTGTACCAGGTGTTGCTCCAGGCCATGAGGGGAGCCTTGTCGTGCACCCTCCAGGCGTCGCTGCGCCAGACGTTCCAGTCGCGCGGCCACTGGGCGTCCCGGCACTGCACGGCCGTGTAGACCGAGTAACCGTTGTCGCCCTCCGCGTCGACGGCGCCGAACCGCTCGTACGCCTTGACCAGCGCCTTCTCGTCCTTGTGGTTCACATAACCGGCGAACGCCTCGGCCAGGACCGGCCAGTAGCCGTTGTAGTAGCCGCCCGGCAGGAACGTGTCGTCCAGTTCGCTCGCGCCGACCTTCTTGCCCGCGGGATGCTTCCTGACCGCGTCACGCATCCGGTACCAGGCCGCCTCGACCTTCGCCGGATCGCTGCCCAGTCCGTACGTGCCGTGGTACTTCGCGACCCAGGCGGCGAACGCCTTGTGACGGGTGTCGAACGCGTAGTCCTGGCTGATGTTGTCGTCGTACCAGATGCCGGTCGGGTCGACGTTGGAGTCGAGGACGAGGCGCCGGACGCGGTCCGGGAACAGCTTGGCGTACACCGAGCCCAGATAGGTGCCGTAGGAGTACCCCAGGTAGTTGAGCTTCGGTGCGCCGGCCGCCCGGCGGATCACATCAAGGTCCTTGGCCGCGCTGACCGTGTCCATGTACGGCAGCAGATCCGGGTACTTCCTGCCGCAGGCGGCCGCGAAGGACCGGGCGCGGTTCCGGTTGACCTGCTCGTCCCGGAGGGAGCGCGGCACCGAATCGGGCCGTACCGGAGCGGAGTACTTCGGCACGCAGTCCAGTGCCGGCCGGCTCTTGCCCACGCCGCGCGGGTCGAAGCCGATCACGTCGTACTGTGCGGCCACAGTCTTCGGCAGCGAGGCGGCGACGAAACCGGCCATCGACAGCCCGCTGCCACCGGGACCGCCCGGATTGACCAGCAGCGGGCCCTGGAACGTCTTCGAGGTGTGCGGCACCCGGGTCAGGGCGAGGCTGATCTCACGGCCTGACGGGTTGTCATGGTCGAGCGGCGTACGCACCGACGAGCACTGGAGCGTCGGGGACGACTTGGTGGCGCAGTCGGTCCACTTCAGCGATACGGCGCGCTGCGCGCCGGTGTCGGCGGTCGCCGGGGACGGCGCGGCGGTCACCAGACCGGCGACCGTCGCCCCGACGGCGAACAGAATGCCTGAACGTTTCGTCATATGGCCTCCCGTGGTGGGGGGAACGCGGCTGCGCGTGGCGGCAGCCCCCGCCGCATGCTCCCCGCATTCGGAGCCGGAAGGACCTGTTCTGCCAAGAGATGACCCGTTTGCCCCTGCGGGGTGCCGGGCGCGCCGGTTCCGCGGCGGCCCGGTCAGTTGATGTCACCGACCTTGGCCGAGCTAGCCTTCGAGATGGTCCGCGAGTGGCGGTACTTGGTGACGTGGCGGCGCAGATTCTCTGCCGCGGACCAGGTGTAGGTCTTGTTCTTGATCGTGCCGAAGAGGTAGTACTCCTGCCACCAGGAGTGGTCAGCCTTGCGGCCACCATTCCGGAACTTCATGTGGCCACCGTAGTAGAGGGCCTTGGAGACGAAGTTGGTGCAGTCCTGCTTGTACTCCCACTTGGTACCACGGTTCTTGTAGGCCCAGTTCGCGGTTCCGTTCCCGTCGACGGCGTTGGCAAGAGTGGTGACCAGCGGTACGCCGTCGTTGACCGGGAACCCGTCGTCGTCCAGGTCCAGGGCGTCGCCGTCGTCAGCTGGCAGGTCGGCGTCTTCCGACCCCTCTGACTCCACCTGGGCCTCGGCGGCGGCGGTCGGGGACAGCGTCAGACCGGCGGAGGCATCATCGGCTTCCGTGAGCAGCACCACGGCACCGTTCTTGACGGTGAAGGTGAACCGCTTGTCGTTGCGGGCCTCGGTTTCGTCGTCGACGCTGTCTGTGCGTATCGTCTCCAACTCCTTCACGGTCGCGTGCACGACCACCTCGGCGGTGCTCTCGCCACGGCGCACCAGTACATCGCTCAGTTCGGCGGACGCCGAGCGGTAGCTCTGGCCACGCTTCTCCAGGGCCTCTCGTGCGCCGACGAGACCTTCCTCCTGGGCCTCGAGAAGCTCACGGAAGACTCCGCCGTGAGCGGACTCGGAAGCGGCGTCTCCGGCCGTGAGGCTTCCGCCGGTCGTAATCCGCCCGCGTGCCAGGGATGGGCTGACCCTGCCGCCGACGCCGACGTATCTGCAGGTGGGAGGGTCGGTCACCCGGCTCCACCAATATGATGACCCGTCAGGACGGCAGCTCAGGTGCAACTTCCGAGGAGCATCCTCCGCGGTCATGTGTAGCGAGGGCCCCGGGGGCGACCGACGGCCACTCGCAGTCGGCGAAGAGCGCGACGACACAGGCGGCCTACGCTGACCTGAGCGTCCACACGGAGACGCCGCGGTGAGCATCACGGGCGTCGCAGGGGCTGTCCGGGGCTCGCGGGGCGATGGTCCGCGGATTGGTTCCGCGGCGGCCTGTACTGGCCGGCGGTGGACTGCCTCGCCGGCGTCTTGGGTGCCTGTCGCGTTCCTGAAGTGTGGCTGCTGCTGGTGTGTCGGTTACAGGCGCTTCGCTGTGCGGTCGCGCAGCAGTAGCCACTGACTCGCGTCGGCGCCGCCTGGGTGCGCAGCCGGTTCATGCAGCAGCACGGCGTAAGCCGTCCTCTCCGCCTTGCCCGGGGCGGCATGCGGGCCTGGCGCCTCCGGGGTCGGGAATGACCTCGTCATGCCTTTCCAGGCCTTGTCCGCGTTCGGAGTGCTGAGCATCGGCCCTCCCGGGCTCAATAGGGTCATGCAGTGAAGTGTGCGCAGGCGTGCGAACAGCCGCGGTAGGGGTTCACCGTCCACTCGAAGGGCATCCGGGACGCGCCCGGCACCCGGTTCACGATCGAGCGGGCCCGGATCTCATGGAAGGTGATGCCCCGGAACTCGGGGGGTGTCGAAGGTGCGCGTCGTCACCGCGTCCGCGGCGAAGAGCGCGCCGTCCCCGGTTTTGGTGGTATTGGCGGGATTCTCGGTCAGATTGTCCCAGTGCATGGACGCCTCCTCGGTAGCACTGACCCGAGAATAGAACACTTGTTCCCTTGATCGTTTTCTCCCCTTCGTCCCCGACCGGATTTTGAGCGGGGTGCCGGAGGTGGTTGGCTCAGCACACCCCGAACAACCGAGTGCTGGAGGAACAGCCATGGCGCAGGTCGAGGCCACGACAGAGCGGATCATCGCGGCGGACCCGGAAGCGGTGTTCGACGCGCTGGCCGACTACAAGGACGTCCGCGGCAAGTTGCTGCCCGGCCACTTCAGCGAGTACGAGGTGCGCGAGGGCGGCGACGGCGAGGGCACCCTCGTCCACTGGAAGCTCCAGGCCACCAGCAAGCGGGTGCGCGACTGCCTGCTGGAGGTCAGCGAGCCCAGCGACGGGCGGCTCGTGGAGAAGGACCGCAACTCCTCGATGGTCACCACCTGGACCGTCACTCCGGCCGGTGAGGGGAAGTCCAAGGCGGTCGTCTCGACCGTCTGGAACGGTGCCGGCGGCATCGGGGGATTCTTCGAGAGGACCTTCGCGCCCAAGGGGCTCGGGCGCATCTACGACGAACTCCTGCAGAATCTCGCCACCGAGGTCGAGAAGTAGCTCCCGGTCCCGCTTTCCGGCCTCACCGGTTCGGGTGGTC
It contains:
- a CDS encoding adenylosuccinate lyase, with the translated sequence MDEELRSLTHRLADEAGESAAYRRLLATDDDEELARVLIERERPLWAREIAAFRLGCGGDRRAFEPLVLLLNHRDPERCAGAAHALARLGDPRTPRAAAALATNSLRTAYALYPVLLLGELRAPESVPALMSTLRRLLGPDEPHWRVALACVEGLGRLGDPQARPVLEAALPHPRLGGAAGEALSRLPVA
- a CDS encoding GNAT family N-acetyltransferase, encoding MTIDDCEAVAAVRVRGWQSAYTGLMPQAHLDAMDIAEDAERRRGFFAEGNEVVNVVAERAGLGVIGWAAYGPYRENGRRLARGELYAIYVLPERTGTGVGRALMAEVLARAAAAGHPDLALWVLKENASARRFYARAGFRPDGAEEPFEMDGMPVPEVRYVRSLGGPAAR
- a CDS encoding alpha/beta hydrolase, giving the protein MTKRSGILFAVGATVAGLVTAAPSPATADTGAQRAVSLKWTDCATKSSPTLQCSSVRTPLDHDNPSGREISLALTRVPHTSKTFQGPLLVNPGGPGGSGLSMAGFVAASLPKTVAAQYDVIGFDPRGVGKSRPALDCVPKYSAPVRPDSVPRSLRDEQVNRNRARSFAAACGRKYPDLLPYMDTVSAAKDLDVIRRAAGAPKLNYLGYSYGTYLGSVYAKLFPDRVRRLVLDSNVDPTGIWYDDNISQDYAFDTRHKAFAAWVAKYHGTYGLGSDPAKVEAAWYRMRDAVRKHPAGKKVGASELDDTFLPGGYYNGYWPVLAEAFAGYVNHKDEKALVKAYERFGAVDAEGDNGYSVYTAVQCRDAQWPRDWNVWRSDAWRVHDKAPLMAWSNTWYNAPCADWPVEPLNPVRVANHGLPPVLLFQATDDGATPYEGGVTLHRELRGSSLVVEQGGGNHGVTLGGNACLDKFLTDYLAKGTVPRGKGADVDAVCAKTPDPKPATGKAGKAASRTGAESRGSALHGMLGFRN
- a CDS encoding amidase domain-containing protein — its product is MTDPPTCRYVGVGGRVSPSLARGRITTGGSLTAGDAASESAHGGVFRELLEAQEEGLVGAREALEKRGQSYRSASAELSDVLVRRGESTAEVVVHATVKELETIRTDSVDDETEARNDKRFTFTVKNGAVVLLTEADDASAGLTLSPTAAAEAQVESEGSEDADLPADDGDALDLDDDGFPVNDGVPLVTTLANAVDGNGTANWAYKNRGTKWEYKQDCTNFVSKALYYGGHMKFRNGGRKADHSWWQEYYLFGTIKNKTYTWSAAENLRRHVTKYRHSRTISKASSAKVGDIN
- a CDS encoding SRPBCC family protein, translating into MAQVEATTERIIAADPEAVFDALADYKDVRGKLLPGHFSEYEVREGGDGEGTLVHWKLQATSKRVRDCLLEVSEPSDGRLVEKDRNSSMVTTWTVTPAGEGKSKAVVSTVWNGAGGIGGFFERTFAPKGLGRIYDELLQNLATEVEK